One stretch of Amycolatopsis sp. NBC_00345 DNA includes these proteins:
- a CDS encoding DUF3800 domain-containing protein: MRPRRAFAGDVAEIACDESGSEGENLIGANTDVFAHAGVRLTVAEAAGCVAELRERIRSPALEYKANHLLRSKNRAALVWLLGPSGPLPGAASVLLADKALFVAGKVVDLLVDEVPYPECLTRRPDARALALHRDGMRTHGAAGWTEFLRSFTDLLRTSPRHEGTSSAEFFARAGQFARARPHVEELRAELLANPKLVPPLDPLMPALVDTVAHWRPAAVVHDEQQSLTPERLDLLLGPGRDLRFVDSRADPRVQVADFLAGVARRIAEDHLHGHGDAELTGLLQPYVLPASVWAAALLRP; this comes from the coding sequence GTGCGGCCCAGGCGTGCTTTCGCCGGGGACGTCGCGGAGATCGCGTGCGACGAGTCCGGTTCCGAGGGCGAGAACCTCATCGGCGCGAACACGGACGTGTTCGCCCACGCCGGGGTGCGGCTCACCGTGGCCGAGGCCGCCGGCTGCGTCGCCGAGCTGCGCGAACGGATCCGCTCGCCCGCGTTGGAGTACAAGGCGAATCACCTGCTCAGGAGCAAGAACAGGGCGGCGCTCGTGTGGCTGCTGGGCCCGTCCGGGCCACTGCCGGGCGCCGCGAGTGTGCTGCTGGCCGACAAGGCCCTGTTCGTCGCGGGCAAGGTGGTGGACCTGCTCGTGGACGAGGTCCCCTACCCCGAATGCCTCACCCGGCGCCCGGACGCGCGGGCCCTCGCCTTGCACCGCGACGGAATGCGTACACACGGCGCCGCGGGCTGGACGGAGTTCCTGCGCTCGTTCACCGATCTGCTGCGCACCTCACCGCGGCACGAGGGAACGTCGTCCGCGGAGTTCTTCGCTCGGGCCGGGCAGTTCGCGCGGGCACGGCCGCACGTCGAGGAATTACGAGCGGAGCTGCTCGCGAACCCCAAGCTCGTGCCGCCGCTGGACCCGCTGATGCCCGCGCTCGTCGACACCGTCGCGCACTGGCGGCCCGCCGCCGTCGTCCACGACGAGCAGCAGTCGCTCACGCCGGAGCGGCTCGACCTGCTGCTCGGGCCCGGCCGTGACCTGCGGTTCGTCGACTCCCGCGCCGACCCGCGGGTGCAGGTGGCGGACTTCCTGGCCGGCGTCGCGCGCCGGATCGCCGAGGACCACCTGCACGGCCACGGCGACGCCGAGCTGACCGGTCTCCTGCAGCCGTACGTGCTCCCAGCGTCGGTGTGGGCAGCCGCTCTGCTCCGGCCGTAA
- a CDS encoding DUF5709 domain-containing protein — protein MDDDIEDNADTGVLDSEDTLQDGDPYDEGYSPPERPLAVAGWGTTAGEESTGESWEGRLAREVPDTPYDDSDGLGDSEDTDGELVDDEVGDLRAGRLVATDEGFGGDSDEELHASDVGIDGGAASAEEAAVHVVSPREL, from the coding sequence GTGGACGACGACATCGAGGACAACGCCGACACCGGCGTGCTGGACTCCGAGGACACTTTGCAGGACGGCGACCCTTACGACGAGGGTTACTCACCGCCGGAGCGTCCGCTGGCGGTCGCCGGCTGGGGCACCACGGCCGGCGAGGAGTCGACCGGCGAGAGCTGGGAGGGCCGCCTCGCGCGCGAGGTCCCCGACACTCCTTACGACGACAGCGACGGCCTCGGCGACAGCGAGGACACCGACGGCGAACTGGTCGACGACGAGGTCGGCGACCTGCGCGCGGGCCGATTGGTCGCGACCGACGAGGGGTTCGGCGGCGACTCCGATGAGGAGCTGCACGCCTCCGACGTCGGCATCGACGGTGGCGCCGCCTCCGCCGAGGAGGCCGCCGTGCATGTCGTGAGTCCGCGGGAGCTTTAG
- a CDS encoding VanZ family protein, with the protein MTEWGGPTVLALFAGFGLAFVLVVPYVAVSYRRRGEFGVGRAIVGLAFLVYCFALVTYTLVPLPVVDAAYCAAHASLRHPVWNPVQFLSDMRQFNTGLLDNPALRQVLFNVALFVPWGVFARRFLGWRAAAAIGSGFLVSLTIELTQLTGVWFLLQCPYRLFDTGDLAANTLGAAVGVLLAPMLWRTPRGQPAPDEPRPVRTGRRLLGMVLDLVGVTVLGAALVVCVRAVEYLNDPAQLTGQGHPLLDAALGTWLPAVVLLLVVPLAGNGATVGQRAVLLTMVNARGEKPSAVASVVRFLVGSGGYFVLAGLATATGQPSTLTTWWLVLNVLFVFFTRGHRGLTGLITGLSVTDARPTRVTVSV; encoded by the coding sequence GTGACGGAGTGGGGCGGGCCGACGGTGTTGGCCCTGTTCGCTGGGTTCGGGCTCGCGTTTGTGCTCGTTGTGCCGTACGTCGCGGTCAGCTACCGGCGGCGCGGCGAGTTCGGGGTGGGCCGGGCGATCGTGGGCCTCGCCTTCCTCGTGTACTGCTTCGCGCTCGTCACGTACACGCTGGTGCCGCTCCCGGTCGTCGACGCGGCGTACTGCGCGGCGCACGCCTCGCTCCGGCACCCGGTGTGGAACCCCGTCCAGTTCTTGAGCGACATGCGGCAGTTCAACACCGGGCTGCTGGACAATCCGGCGCTGCGGCAGGTGCTCTTCAACGTCGCGCTGTTCGTCCCGTGGGGTGTGTTCGCCCGGCGGTTCCTGGGGTGGCGCGCGGCGGCCGCGATCGGCAGCGGATTCCTGGTTTCGCTGACGATCGAGCTCACGCAGCTGACCGGCGTCTGGTTCCTGCTGCAGTGCCCGTACCGGTTGTTCGACACCGGCGACCTGGCGGCGAACACCCTCGGCGCGGCGGTGGGCGTGCTGCTCGCCCCGATGCTGTGGCGCACCCCGCGCGGGCAGCCGGCCCCGGACGAGCCCCGCCCGGTCCGCACCGGGCGGCGGCTGCTGGGCATGGTGCTCGACCTGGTGGGCGTCACGGTGCTCGGCGCCGCGCTGGTCGTCTGCGTGCGCGCGGTGGAGTACCTCAACGATCCCGCGCAGCTCACCGGTCAGGGCCACCCGCTGCTCGACGCCGCGCTCGGCACGTGGCTGCCCGCCGTGGTGCTGCTGCTCGTGGTGCCGCTGGCCGGCAACGGCGCCACCGTCGGCCAGCGCGCGGTGCTGCTGACCATGGTCAACGCGCGCGGGGAGAAGCCGTCCGCCGTCGCGTCCGTGGTGCGCTTCCTGGTGGGCTCCGGCGGTTACTTCGTGCTGGCCGGCCTCGCGACGGCGACCGGCCAGCCGTCCACGCTCACCACGTGGTGGCTCGTGCTGAACGTGCTCTTCGTCTTTTTCACCCGCGGCCACCGCGGGCTGACCGGCCTGATCACCGGCCTGTCGGTGACCGACGCCCGGCCGACCCGGGTCACCGTGAGTGTCTGA
- a CDS encoding COG1470 family protein has product MQRRHFVVAAAGAVVLCVALTTAAQSTPATTPSQIKLSASPERVQVVGLPCLPGALTVGMTNTGSGALYADMELSAPRPLTLDRRVFSSWLPAAEPDQPVTVKVGVTVPRDAKPGSYAVDLNVERQRLTVPVQVLPLPLKGTGDNLLLGEQASASSTNGSFAVCGAVDGDANSDHWSTSTGWNDGTKSVFPDNYSVTLPAATSIGRVVLDTLDSAKYPAAKNGLRDFDVQAHVGGAWVTVASVRGNVAGRVTSTFSPVTADGVQIVALDSNDHGYSRIVELAAYSS; this is encoded by the coding sequence ATGCAACGACGTCATTTCGTCGTGGCCGCCGCCGGTGCCGTGGTGCTCTGCGTGGCGCTGACGACCGCCGCGCAGAGCACCCCGGCCACAACCCCTTCGCAGATCAAGCTTTCCGCCTCGCCGGAGCGGGTCCAGGTCGTCGGGCTGCCGTGCCTGCCCGGCGCGCTGACTGTCGGCATGACCAACACCGGCAGCGGCGCGCTCTACGCGGACATGGAGCTGTCCGCGCCGCGGCCGCTCACGCTCGACCGGCGCGTCTTCTCGTCGTGGCTGCCCGCCGCGGAGCCGGACCAGCCGGTGACCGTGAAGGTCGGCGTCACCGTTCCGCGTGATGCGAAACCTGGCAGCTACGCCGTCGACCTGAACGTCGAGCGGCAGCGGCTCACCGTGCCCGTGCAGGTGCTTCCGTTGCCGCTCAAGGGAACTGGCGACAACCTGCTGTTGGGCGAGCAGGCGTCCGCGTCGTCCACGAACGGCAGCTTCGCCGTCTGCGGCGCGGTGGACGGCGACGCGAACAGCGACCACTGGTCCACCTCGACCGGCTGGAACGACGGCACCAAGTCCGTTTTCCCGGACAACTACAGCGTCACGCTGCCTGCGGCCACGTCGATCGGCCGCGTTGTCCTGGACACGCTCGACTCGGCCAAGTACCCGGCGGCGAAGAACGGTCTCCGTGACTTCGATGTGCAGGCTCACGTCGGCGGCGCGTGGGTGACGGTCGCGTCCGTGCGCGGCAACGTCGCGGGCCGGGTGACGTCCACGTTCTCGCCGGTGACCGCTGACGGGGTCCAGATCGTGGCCCTGGACTCGAACGATCACGGGTACTCGCGGATCGTCGAGCTGGCCGCGTATTCGAGCTGA
- a CDS encoding alkaline phosphatase D family protein, producing MENPTRRKFLTVTGAAAALALAGALPGIAASGAGAVDTDRVREYPFRLGVASGDPLPDAVVIWTRLAPRPLEPFGGMGERPVSVRWEVAEDERFRRVVRSGDAIARREASHSVHVDVRGLRPWRHYYYRFRVGGHSSPTGRTRTSPTAQQAVPAVSLAYASCQAWYEGFYTAYRDMAKQDHDVVFHLGDYIYEYGVGADGGLRRQDMAVEFTRETTTLDDYRGRYALYKTDPDLQAAHAAAPWIITIDDHEVENNWAGDISENNDPVAQFLVRRANAFRAWWEHQPVRVAQLPNGPDVQMYRRFQYGDLIRFNVLDTRQYRDDQAAGDGVKAPNPGSLDPKRTITGAAQEKWLLDGMAEHSARWEVLAHQTAIAQLDTADGPPVLVPMDTWDGYVASRKRVLGGAQERKVRNLVSIAGDLHRSVASELRPDYADPASPVVATEFVGTSITSGQDGMDLDPGGRTILNENPHVKFGNFQRGYVRCEVTPREWTADYRVVDKVSIPDGKVTSRAKLTVEDRVPAIHVG from the coding sequence GTGGAGAACCCGACCCGACGCAAGTTCCTCACCGTCACCGGCGCGGCCGCCGCGTTGGCGCTCGCCGGGGCGTTGCCCGGTATCGCCGCGTCCGGGGCGGGCGCGGTCGACACCGATCGGGTGCGGGAGTACCCGTTCCGGCTCGGGGTGGCGTCCGGGGATCCGCTGCCGGACGCCGTGGTGATCTGGACGCGGCTGGCCCCGCGGCCGCTCGAGCCGTTCGGCGGGATGGGGGAACGGCCCGTCTCCGTGCGGTGGGAGGTGGCCGAGGACGAGCGGTTCCGCCGCGTGGTGCGGTCCGGCGACGCGATCGCCCGGCGCGAGGCCTCGCACAGCGTGCATGTGGACGTCCGAGGGCTGCGGCCGTGGCGCCATTACTACTACCGCTTCCGCGTCGGCGGGCACTCCAGCCCCACCGGGCGCACGCGCACCTCGCCGACGGCGCAGCAGGCTGTGCCCGCCGTCTCGCTCGCGTACGCCTCCTGCCAAGCCTGGTACGAGGGCTTCTACACCGCCTATCGCGACATGGCGAAGCAGGACCACGACGTCGTCTTCCACCTCGGCGACTACATCTACGAGTACGGCGTCGGCGCGGATGGCGGGCTGCGCCGGCAGGACATGGCCGTCGAGTTCACGCGCGAGACCACCACACTCGACGACTACCGCGGCCGTTACGCCCTCTACAAGACCGACCCGGACCTGCAGGCCGCGCACGCCGCCGCGCCGTGGATCATCACGATCGACGATCATGAGGTCGAGAACAACTGGGCCGGCGACATCTCGGAGAACAACGACCCCGTCGCGCAGTTCCTGGTCCGCCGCGCCAACGCGTTCCGCGCGTGGTGGGAGCACCAGCCCGTGCGCGTCGCGCAGCTGCCGAACGGCCCGGACGTGCAGATGTACCGGCGGTTCCAGTACGGCGACCTGATCCGGTTCAACGTGCTCGACACCCGCCAGTACCGCGACGACCAGGCCGCGGGCGACGGCGTCAAGGCGCCCAATCCCGGCTCGCTCGACCCGAAGCGGACGATCACCGGTGCGGCGCAAGAGAAGTGGCTGCTCGACGGCATGGCCGAGCACTCCGCGCGCTGGGAGGTCCTCGCCCACCAGACCGCGATCGCGCAGCTCGACACCGCCGACGGGCCGCCCGTGCTGGTCCCGATGGACACCTGGGACGGTTACGTCGCCTCGCGCAAGCGGGTGCTCGGCGGGGCGCAGGAACGCAAGGTGCGCAACCTCGTCAGCATCGCGGGCGATCTGCACCGCAGCGTCGCCTCGGAGCTGCGGCCGGACTATGCGGACCCGGCCTCGCCGGTCGTGGCGACGGAGTTCGTCGGCACGTCGATCACCTCCGGCCAGGACGGCATGGACCTCGACCCGGGCGGCCGGACCATCCTGAACGAGAACCCGCATGTGAAGTTCGGCAATTTCCAGCGCGGCTACGTCCGCTGCGAGGTCACCCCGCGCGAGTGGACCGCCGACTACCGCGTGGTCGACAAGGTCTCGATCCCGGACGGCAAGGTCACCTCGCGGGCGAAGCTGACCGTCGAGGACCGCGTGCCCGCCATCCACGTCGGCTGA
- a CDS encoding AlkA N-terminal domain-containing protein codes for MYEDTERCVRAVQSKDERFDGWFFTAVVTTGIYCRPSCPVVPPKVENMRFHPSAAAAQAAGFRACKRCRPNASPGSPLWNERADLVARAVRLIADGVVDREGVTGLAARLGYSVRQVERQVYAELGAGPLALARAQRAETARLLVETTKMPMGDVAHAAGFASLRTFNDTVRAVFALTPSELRSRAKGAEQASPGGLSLRLPFRKPLCPDNLFGHLAATAVPGVEEWRDGAYRRTLRLPHGHGVVSLRPTPDHIACRLNLTDLRDLAAATSRCRWLLDLDADPVAVDEQLAADPALAPLVAKDPGRRVPRATDPDEFAVRAVLGQQVSTAAARTHAARLVLAHGTAVEDREGGLTHLFPLPEDLAGLDPETLAMPKSRRSTLLGLLDALTSGEVDLTVGGDWDRARAQLGALRGFGPWTVETIAMRALGDPDAFVATDLGIKLAAEALGLPAKPAGLIERAERWRPWRAYAVQYLWATGDHAVNRIPA; via the coding sequence GTGTACGAGGACACCGAACGCTGCGTCCGCGCGGTGCAGTCGAAGGACGAACGGTTCGACGGGTGGTTCTTCACCGCCGTGGTGACCACCGGTATCTATTGCCGGCCGAGTTGCCCCGTCGTGCCGCCCAAGGTCGAGAACATGCGCTTCCACCCCAGTGCCGCGGCCGCGCAGGCGGCGGGGTTCCGGGCGTGCAAACGCTGCCGCCCCAACGCTTCGCCCGGATCGCCGCTGTGGAACGAGCGCGCGGACCTCGTGGCGCGGGCCGTGCGGCTGATCGCGGACGGCGTGGTCGACCGGGAGGGCGTCACCGGGCTCGCCGCGCGGCTCGGGTACAGCGTCCGACAGGTGGAGCGGCAGGTGTACGCCGAGCTGGGCGCCGGGCCTCTCGCGCTCGCGCGGGCCCAGCGCGCGGAGACTGCACGCCTGCTCGTGGAGACCACCAAGATGCCGATGGGCGACGTCGCGCACGCCGCCGGGTTCGCCAGCCTCCGCACGTTCAACGACACGGTGCGCGCGGTCTTCGCCTTGACGCCCAGCGAGCTGCGGTCGCGCGCGAAGGGCGCGGAGCAGGCGTCGCCGGGTGGGCTTTCGCTGCGGCTGCCGTTCCGCAAGCCGCTGTGCCCGGACAACCTCTTCGGCCACCTCGCGGCCACGGCCGTGCCCGGCGTCGAGGAGTGGCGCGACGGCGCGTACCGCCGCACGCTGCGCCTGCCCCACGGCCACGGCGTCGTCTCGCTGCGGCCGACGCCGGACCACATCGCGTGCCGGCTGAACCTCACCGACCTGCGCGACCTCGCGGCGGCGACCAGCCGCTGCCGGTGGCTGCTGGACCTCGACGCCGACCCGGTCGCCGTGGACGAGCAGCTGGCAGCCGACCCCGCGCTCGCGCCGCTCGTCGCGAAGGACCCCGGCCGCCGGGTGCCGCGCGCGACGGACCCGGACGAGTTCGCCGTCCGCGCGGTGCTGGGCCAGCAGGTGTCCACGGCCGCGGCGCGCACCCACGCCGCGCGGCTCGTGCTGGCCCACGGCACCGCGGTCGAGGACCGCGAAGGCGGCCTCACCCACCTGTTCCCGCTCCCGGAGGACCTGGCCGGCCTCGATCCCGAGACCCTCGCGATGCCGAAGTCACGCCGGTCCACGCTGCTCGGGCTGCTCGACGCGCTGACGTCCGGCGAAGTGGACCTGACCGTCGGCGGCGACTGGGACCGGGCGCGGGCCCAGCTGGGCGCGCTGCGCGGCTTCGGACCGTGGACGGTGGAGACCATCGCCATGCGCGCGCTGGGTGACCCGGACGCGTTCGTGGCCACCGACCTGGGAATCAAGCTCGCCGCCGAAGCACTGGGACTACCCGCGAAGCCGGCCGGGCTGATCGAGCGCGCCGAGCGCTGGCGGCCCTGGCGCGCGTACGCCGTGCAGTACCTGTGGGCCACCGGCGACCACGCCGTCAACCGCATCCCCGCGTGA
- a CDS encoding methylated-DNA--[protein]-cysteine S-methyltransferase: protein MPTTVHTMMESPVGELTLVARDGLLAGVYMTRQRHLPPPETFGERDERPFGPVITQLEEYFAGSRTEFDLPLALRGTPFQETVWRALTTIPYGETTSYGELAEQIGRPTASRAVGLANGKNPISIIVPCHRVVGSSGNLTGYGGGLDRKRQLLDFENGHAPALF from the coding sequence ATGCCCACCACGGTGCACACGATGATGGAAAGCCCCGTGGGCGAGCTGACCCTCGTCGCCCGCGACGGGCTGCTCGCCGGCGTCTACATGACGCGGCAGCGGCACCTGCCGCCGCCGGAAACGTTCGGCGAGCGTGACGAGCGGCCGTTCGGCCCGGTGATCACGCAGCTCGAGGAGTACTTCGCGGGCTCGCGCACCGAGTTCGACCTGCCGCTGGCGTTGCGCGGGACGCCGTTCCAGGAGACGGTCTGGCGCGCGCTGACCACCATCCCGTACGGCGAGACGACCAGCTACGGCGAGCTGGCGGAGCAGATCGGGCGGCCGACCGCGTCGCGGGCGGTCGGGCTGGCCAACGGCAAGAACCCGATCAGCATCATCGTGCCCTGCCACCGGGTGGTCGGCAGCAGCGGCAACCTCACCGGCTACGGCGGCGGGCTCGACCGCAAACGGCAGCTGCTGGACTTCGAGAACGGCCACGCCCCGGCACTCTTCTGA
- a CDS encoding NAD-dependent succinate-semialdehyde dehydrogenase, protein MAIESVNPATGERLLSFDALTAGELDGKLARAAEAFAAYRHTSYAERAGWLRRAADLLDDEAGELGRTAALEMGKTLASAVAEVHKSAKGCRWYADHGEEMLADEHWPIDGARVLTRYEPLGPVLAVMPWNFPYWQVFRFAAPALMAGNVGLLKHASNVPQCALKIEDVLQRAGFPGGVFQTLLIPSSAVEGVVEDDRVRAVTLTGSEPAGRQVAATAGGAIKPSVLELGGADVFIVMPSADVEDAAKQAVASRMLNNGQSCVNAKRFVLHESIAEEFLRHMVARMEGLKIGDPMAEDTDLGPLSSAGAVETLDQQVRDTVTAGARLLTGGKPLDGPGCFYPPTVLADIPDGSPGHHEEFFGPVALAWRVGSADEAVRIANDSPFGLSGSAWTTDEAEQEKFIAEVDTGMMYINKFTESTPEVPFGGTRNSGYGRELAAFGPRSFVNPKTVWVQGK, encoded by the coding sequence GTGGCCATCGAATCCGTGAACCCCGCGACCGGCGAGCGGCTGCTCTCGTTCGACGCCCTGACCGCCGGCGAGCTCGACGGGAAGCTGGCGCGCGCGGCGGAGGCGTTCGCGGCCTACCGGCACACCTCGTATGCCGAACGCGCCGGATGGCTCCGCCGCGCCGCCGACCTCCTCGACGACGAGGCCGGCGAGCTGGGCCGGACCGCGGCGCTCGAGATGGGCAAGACGCTGGCGTCCGCCGTCGCCGAGGTGCACAAGAGCGCGAAGGGCTGCCGCTGGTACGCCGATCACGGCGAGGAGATGCTGGCGGACGAGCACTGGCCGATCGACGGCGCACGGGTGCTCACCCGCTACGAGCCGCTGGGCCCGGTGCTCGCGGTGATGCCGTGGAACTTCCCGTACTGGCAGGTGTTCCGGTTCGCGGCGCCGGCGCTGATGGCCGGCAACGTCGGGCTGCTCAAACACGCGTCGAACGTGCCGCAGTGCGCGCTGAAGATCGAGGACGTGCTGCAGCGCGCGGGTTTCCCCGGCGGTGTGTTCCAGACGCTGCTCATCCCGTCCTCGGCCGTCGAGGGTGTCGTCGAGGACGACCGCGTGCGCGCGGTGACGCTGACCGGCAGCGAGCCGGCCGGGCGCCAGGTGGCCGCGACGGCGGGCGGGGCGATCAAGCCGAGCGTGCTGGAGCTGGGCGGGGCCGACGTGTTCATCGTGATGCCGTCGGCGGACGTCGAGGACGCGGCGAAGCAGGCCGTGGCGTCGCGGATGCTGAACAACGGGCAGTCCTGCGTGAACGCGAAACGATTCGTGCTGCACGAATCCATCGCCGAGGAGTTCCTGCGGCACATGGTCGCGCGGATGGAGGGGTTGAAGATCGGCGACCCGATGGCCGAGGACACCGACCTCGGCCCGCTGTCTTCGGCCGGCGCGGTGGAGACGCTCGACCAGCAGGTGCGCGACACCGTGACCGCGGGCGCCCGCCTCCTCACCGGCGGCAAGCCGCTGGACGGCCCGGGCTGCTTCTACCCGCCGACGGTGCTCGCCGACATCCCGGACGGCTCCCCCGGCCACCACGAGGAGTTCTTCGGCCCGGTCGCCCTGGCCTGGCGCGTCGGCAGCGCCGACGAGGCGGTCCGCATCGCCAACGACTCCCCGTTCGGCCTCAGCGGCTCGGCCTGGACCACCGACGAGGCCGAGCAGGAGAAGTTCATCGCCGAGGTGGACACCGGCATGATGTACATCAACAAATTCACCGAGTCCACGCCCGAAGTCCCCTTCGGCGGCACCCGCAACTCGGGTTACGGCCGGGAGCTGGCCGCGTTCGGCCCGCGCTCGTTCGTGAACCCGAAAACCGTGTGGGTGCAAGGTAAGTAG
- a CDS encoding cold-shock protein, which translates to MVTGKVVHFDEGRGFGFVSPDDGGDDVFLHVNDIHFDKRLLAPGVQLQFDTEEGDRGLKAARVSLLETGQSRPVHHDDGLCDVLPEHEFLEEVTEQLLAKASSLTGEQILAVRRCVTALARSHGWLEE; encoded by the coding sequence GTGGTCACAGGTAAAGTTGTTCATTTCGACGAGGGTCGCGGGTTCGGTTTCGTCTCGCCCGACGACGGCGGAGACGATGTCTTCCTGCACGTGAATGACATTCACTTCGACAAGCGGCTGCTCGCGCCGGGCGTGCAGCTGCAGTTCGACACCGAAGAGGGCGACCGGGGCCTGAAGGCCGCCCGGGTCAGCCTGCTCGAAACCGGGCAGAGCCGTCCGGTGCACCACGACGACGGTCTCTGCGACGTCCTCCCGGAACACGAGTTCCTGGAGGAGGTCACCGAGCAGCTGCTGGCCAAAGCGTCCTCTTTGACCGGTGAGCAGATCCTCGCCGTGCGGCGGTGCGTGACGGCGCTGGCGCGGTCCCACGGCTGGCTGGAGGAGTGA
- a CDS encoding isocitrate lyase/PEP mutase family protein has product MTLESLRDKAKAFRVAHQGTVLVLPNAWDAVSAAIVERAGAPAIATTSGGVSWALGHGDGQRLTRADMVAAVRRIAAAVTVPVTADIEGGYGPAPADVAATVSAIVEAGAAGVNLEDSIAGTVTLFDAQAQAERLRAARDAAEAAGLPELVINARTDVYLFGVGAPEGRLDDVLARATAYAAAGADYLFVPGLVDLDVLRRLTAAAPIPIAAMAGPGAPPVAELAAVGVRRVTVGTAIAQAAYTLAERAAVELLTKGTYTELEQSLDFGTLNALFGR; this is encoded by the coding sequence ATGACACTGGAATCGTTGCGGGACAAGGCAAAGGCGTTCAGAGTGGCGCATCAGGGGACAGTGCTGGTGCTGCCGAACGCGTGGGACGCCGTCAGTGCGGCGATCGTCGAGCGCGCGGGCGCCCCGGCGATCGCCACGACGAGTGGCGGCGTTTCCTGGGCGCTCGGCCACGGCGACGGGCAGCGGCTCACCCGGGCGGACATGGTGGCGGCGGTCCGGCGGATCGCGGCGGCCGTCACGGTTCCGGTGACCGCGGACATTGAAGGTGGTTACGGACCGGCCCCGGCCGACGTCGCTGCCACGGTCTCGGCGATCGTCGAGGCGGGCGCGGCCGGGGTGAACCTGGAGGACTCGATCGCGGGCACCGTGACGCTGTTCGACGCGCAGGCTCAGGCAGAACGGCTGCGCGCGGCTCGCGACGCGGCGGAGGCGGCCGGGCTGCCTGAGCTGGTGATCAACGCGCGGACCGACGTGTACCTGTTCGGCGTCGGCGCCCCGGAGGGCCGGCTGGACGACGTGCTGGCCCGGGCCACCGCCTACGCCGCGGCGGGCGCGGACTACCTGTTCGTGCCGGGCCTGGTGGACCTCGACGTCTTGCGCCGGCTCACCGCCGCCGCCCCGATCCCCATCGCCGCCATGGCGGGTCCGGGCGCGCCACCGGTGGCGGAGCTGGCCGCCGTGGGCGTCCGCCGGGTCACCGTTGGCACCGCCATCGCCCAGGCGGCCTACACCCTCGCCGAACGTGCGGCGGTCGAGCTGCTGACCAAGGGCACGTATACGGAGCTGGAGCAGAGCCTGGACTTCGGCACGCTGAACGCCCTTTTCGGACGCTGA
- a CDS encoding alcohol dehydrogenase catalytic domain-containing protein, protein MTTYRAFEVTGSRQFQLVERELAEPLPGQVRIKVEYCGVCHSDVLGVEGLRAHPEQPVVPGHEIVGVIDAVGAGVRAWRVGERVGVGFLSGHCGECEHCRRGDFVNCADQPQTGSDVDGGYAEYAYARTSGLARVPEGLSSVDAAPLLCAGLTTYSALRQIDARPGSLVAVQGIGGLGHLGVQYAKALGYRVAAIARGTDKAALAAKLGADHYIDSSAEDPGQALQALGGAAAIVATAASGASMSPLVAGLAPRGRLIVVGAATDPIEVQTTDLVFGTRTVSGSLTGSSIENEDSLAFANARGVHPMTEVLPFAEAPKAYERMLSGQARFRVVLELGA, encoded by the coding sequence ATGACAACTTACCGAGCCTTCGAGGTCACCGGGTCCCGCCAGTTCCAGCTGGTCGAACGGGAGCTGGCCGAGCCGCTGCCCGGCCAGGTGCGGATCAAGGTCGAGTACTGCGGCGTCTGTCATTCCGACGTCCTCGGCGTCGAGGGGCTGCGGGCGCACCCCGAGCAGCCCGTCGTGCCGGGGCACGAGATCGTCGGCGTGATCGACGCTGTCGGCGCCGGGGTGCGGGCCTGGCGGGTGGGCGAGCGGGTCGGCGTCGGCTTCCTCTCCGGCCACTGCGGCGAGTGCGAACACTGCCGCCGCGGGGACTTCGTGAACTGCGCCGATCAGCCGCAGACCGGCAGTGACGTCGACGGTGGGTACGCCGAATACGCGTACGCCCGCACTTCCGGCCTCGCGCGGGTGCCCGAGGGACTGTCCTCAGTGGACGCCGCGCCGCTGCTGTGCGCCGGCCTGACCACTTACAGTGCCCTCCGCCAGATCGACGCCCGTCCCGGCTCGCTGGTCGCGGTGCAGGGCATCGGCGGGCTCGGCCACCTCGGCGTCCAGTACGCGAAGGCGCTCGGCTACCGCGTCGCCGCCATCGCGCGTGGCACGGACAAGGCGGCGCTGGCCGCGAAGCTCGGCGCGGACCATTACATCGACAGCTCCGCCGAAGACCCCGGCCAGGCGTTGCAGGCGCTGGGTGGCGCGGCGGCGATCGTCGCGACGGCCGCGAGCGGCGCGTCCATGTCCCCGCTGGTCGCGGGTCTCGCGCCGCGTGGACGGCTGATCGTCGTCGGCGCGGCGACCGACCCGATCGAGGTGCAGACCACGGACCTCGTTTTCGGCACGCGCACCGTCAGCGGCAGTCTCACCGGCTCGTCGATCGAGAACGAGGACAGCCTGGCGTTCGCGAACGCCCGCGGCGTCCACCCGATGACCGAGGTGCTGCCCTTCGCCGAGGCCCCCAAGGCGTACGAGCGCATGCTCTCCGGCCAGGCCCGTTTCCGCGTCGTGCTTGAACTCGGGGCGTGA